The following proteins are co-located in the Vicugna pacos chromosome 3, VicPac4, whole genome shotgun sequence genome:
- the HSPA9 gene encoding stress-70 protein, mitochondrial yields MISASRAAAARLVGAAASRGPTAARHQDGWNGFSHEAFRIVSRRDYASEAIKGAVVGIDLGTTNSCVAVMEGKQAKVLENAEGARTTPSVVAFTADGERLVGMPAKRQAVTNPNNTFYATKRLIGRRYDDPEVQKDIKNVPFKIVRASNGDAWVEAHGKLYSPSQIGAFVLMKMKETAENYLGHTAKNAVITVPAYFNDSQRQATKDAGQISGLNVLRVINEPTAAALAYGLDKSEDKIIAVYDLGGGTFDISILEIQKGVFEVKSTNGDTFLGGEDFDQALLRHIVKEFKRETGVDLTKDNMALQRVREAAEKAKCELSSSVQTDINLPYLTMDASGPKHLNMKLTRAQFEGIVTDLIKRTIAPCQKAMQDAEVSKSDIGEVILVGGMTRMPKVQQTVQDLFGRAPSKAVNPDEAVAIGAAIQGGVLAGDVTDVLLLDVTPLSLGIETLGGVFTKLINRNTTIPTKKSQVFSTAADGQTQVEIKVCQGEREMAGDNKLLGQFTLIGIPPAPRGVPQIEVTFDIDANGIVHVSAKDKGTGREQQIVIQSSGGLSKDDIENMVKNAEKYAEEDRRKKERVEAVNMAEGIIHDTETKMEEFKDQLPADECNKLKEEISKMRELLARKDSETGENIRQAASSLQQASLKLFEMAYKKMASEREGSGSSGTGEQKENQKEEKQ; encoded by the exons ATGATAAGCGCGAGCCGAGCCGCAGCAGCCCGTCTCGTCGGCGCCGCAGCCTCCCGGGGCCCCACGGCCGCTCGCCACCAG gatgGCTGGAATGGCTTTAGTCATGAGGCATTTAGAATTGTTTCAAGGCGGGACTATGC ATCAGAAGCAATCAAGGGAGCAGTTGTTGGTATTGATTTGGGTACTACCAACTCCTGTGTGGCAGTTATGGAAGGTAAACAAGCAAAG GTGCTAGAGAATGCTGAAGGTGCCAGAACCACCCCTTCAGTTGTGGCCTTTACGGCAGATGGTGAGCGACTTGTTGGCATGCCAGCCAAGCGACAGGCTGTCACCAACCCAAACAACACTTTCTATGCTACCAAGCGTCTTATTGGCCGGCGATATGATGACCCTGAAGTACAGAAGGACAT TAAAaatgttccttttaaaattgtcCGTGCCTCTAATGGTGATGCCTGGGTTGAAGCTCATGGAAAACTCTATTCCCCAAGTCAGATTGGAGCATTTGTGTTGATGAAGATGAAAGAGACTGCAG AAAATTACTTGGGGCATACAGCAAAAAATGCTGTGATCACAGTTCCAGCTTATTTCAATGACTCTCAGAGACAG gcCACTAAGGATGCTGGCCAGATATCTGGACTGAATGTGCTTCGGGTAATAAATGAACCCACAGCTGCTGCTTTGGCCTATGGTCTGGACAAATCAGAAGACAAAAT catTGCTGTGTATGATCTAGGTGGTGGAACTTTTGATATTTCCATACTGGAAATTCAAAAAGGAGTATTTGAGGTGAAGTCCACCAATGGAGACACTTTCTTAGGTGGTGAAGACTTTGACCAGGCCTTGCTACGTCACATTGTAAAGGAGTTCAAAAGAGAG ACAGGGGTTGATTTGACCAAAGATAACATGGCCCTTCAGAGGGTTCGGGAAGCCGCTGAGAAGGCCAAGTGTGAACTCTCTTCATCTGTGCAG ACTGACATTAACTTGCCATACCTTACAATGGATGCTTCTGGACCCAAACATTTGAATATGAAGCTGACCCGGGCGCAGTTTGAGGGGATTGTAACTGATCTAATTAAAAGGACCATTGCCCCATGCCAGAAAGCCATGCAAGATGCAGAAGTGAGCAAGAGTGATATAGGAGAAGTAATTCTTGTTGGTGGCATGACTAGGATGCCCAAG GTTCAGCAGACTGTGCAGGATCTCTTTGGCCGAGCCCCAAGTAAAGCTGTCAATCCTGATGAGGCTGTGGCCATTGGAGCAGCCATTCAGGGAGGAGTTCTGGCTGGTGATGTCACAGATGTGCTGCTCCTAGATGTCACTCCCTTGTCTCTGGGTATTGAGACTCTGGGAGGTGTCTTCACCAAACTTATTAACAGGAACACCACTATTCCAACTAAGAAGAGCCAG GTGTTTTCTACAGCTGCTGATGGACAGACTCAAGTGGAGATTAAAGTGTGTCAGGGTGAGAGAGAGATGGCTGGAGACAACAAACTTCTTGGACAGTTTACTTTG ATTGGAATTCCTCCAGCCCCTCGTGGAGTCCCTCAGATTGAAGTTACATTTGACATTGATGCCAATGGGATTGTGCATGTTTCTGCCAAAGATAAGGGTACAGGACGCGAGCAGCAGA TTGTGATCCAGTCTTCTGGTGGTTTAAGCAAAGATGATATTGAAAATATGGTTAAAAATGCAGAGAAGTATGCTGAGGAAGACCGGCGAAAGAAG gAACGAGTTGAAGCAGTTAATATGGCTGAAGGAATCATTCATGACACAGAAACCAAGATGGAAGAATTCAAGGACCAATTGCCGGCTGATGAG tgcaACAAGCTAAAAGAAGAGATTTCCAAAATGAGGGAACTCCTGGCTCGAAAAGATAGTGAAACAGGAGAAAACATAAGGCAGGCAGCATCTTCCCTTCAGCAAGCGTCATTGAAACTCTTTGAAATGGCATACAAAAAG ATGGCATCTGAGCGAGAAGGCTCTGGAAGTTCTGGCACtggggaacaaaaggaaaatcaaaaggaGGAGAAACAGTAA